GGACGCCAAGGCAGGCTCACATAGTGGCGTTTGTCGTTGTAATTCAAACGAACTTCAATCGACTGATTTCGAGGAACTATCCCCGTTGGCCATGTCGAACCCATTTCTCATACTCCTGTATGTTCCAGTGGATCCTCCCGTCAGGCGACTTTACAAAGTGTACACCTTGTCTGAAGATCCCGTCATGGATTTTTTTACGGAGTGCGCCAACTGAATACCCCGTCAACTCGGCTAGCTTTTTAGTTGTTATCAAATTAATTAGATAGTTCATTTGGACACTCCCAACTAATTATTAATTATGAGTTACTGAATTCAGTAACTTCATGGCCAATGATGCGTGATCAGACCTGGCCGGCTTTATAGAGATTATTTTTAACGGTAAGTCTCCTAGGCGTCCAAGCGTTCCCCTATAAGCTTGCCAAGATACAAACGATGATATTCCCTTATCCCAGCTTAAGTAAAGTCTTGAAAATACCAAGCCTTTGCCAAAATTTTGAATGATTAAAACGAGAGGTTCATCGGTCTCAACGTTTGAATAGTGGGTTAAGAGAACTTCATTACACACTTTAGCTAAAGTGCCTTGGTGAAAAGATGCTCCAACAGCAGAAATTAACGCTCGTTCCGCGATAATATTTACTGAGACTTCTTCACGTGTAACAGCTTTCTGAAATACAAATGCGGAATATTCAGTTAACGCTTCGATCGGAGTGAAAACTGTTTTCATTAGAGTAGCCATATGCCCGTCCTTAATAAATTGATTTGAAATAGCCATAATCGGCAAAGATAAAGTGTATTAGGTGCTCGTTTCGCAGAGAGATGCGTCTTCCTTCCAAAGTCAAATATGAAAGCGTCGATGCCTTTCGCGCTAACCTTTTAGCTATTTCACTAGATGGGCAAAGGTACAGAATCTTCTCCCAATGACCTTTTTTACGCATAGACAAATGTGAGGCAAATATTGTTCGCAATCGTTTGCTGCTCTTTATTTCACGCTCAACTTCAATGCAGTAGGTGATATTTGCAGGGGAGGAGGCAATTGCATCTGGGTATTTTGTAGCTTGGAGTCTTGTCCCCAAATGTTTTGCATTCCGCCAATCCTTCCAGTTGTTTTGGATTGCACTAATTCGCAGCTTTTGCAGATCATTCTCATGAGCAAACATAGCTGGCGAAATCTTACTTGAGTTGAACACACGGCGATTTGTTGGGCATTCATCGAGTTCCCAAGCATAAGCGTGCCCCAGTTCTGTTATGCCTACTAACTTTTGCGGGCGACCAAAACTTGCAGCAATATTGCTCGAAGCGATGAGGCCTTTGGCTTCTGCTCGTTTCAAATACTGATGCGTAGCCTGAATTGATTTTTGTTTAAGAGCGAGTTGAACATTAACGACCGTAGCCCAAGTATCTTCTCTAAGAAACATCAATAATGCTTTATCAAGAGGTGACAATGTCATAGCAGAGCATCCTCCAAACTTTCATTATTTAAACAATCGGTAGTGTTAATGGGAGACGCTTTATAGGTCTCTAGGTATGTGCTTTCACAATGTAAGATTGGTACAAAAATATAAGTTGGTCTCTCAAATATGCCGATAGCGATGGCGCATGACTGCGGTAGATTTTGAACAATATTTGGGTGAACGTACGGAACTTCTTGCCGACTTATTCTGCGTTCTAAAAAGTTGGTTTGCGACGCAATTTCATTTACCGCCGTGTGGCGAACCTCTTCATTTTTCATAACGGTACCGCAAAGGTTGCTAACCCTGAGAGCAGTTTCGTAGTTATTCGAACGAAATATAATTTTGAATGGGAGGTTATCCAACATTGATTCACGCACAGCATCTGGTGGCATTCTGAGCTGAACCGATTCGAAATCCGCCAGGCTTTGCTGGGTAACATGAAAACAACCGCCGAAGCTACGGATGTTCCCCATATAATTGATGACAGAAGTAGTTATGGTATATTTAACTTCGTCTAGCGCAATACACACCTTACGAGAACAGTCTGCTCGGCTAGTTGTTAATTGCGCTACTCTATGTAGCAACAGTTTCATTACTAACAAAATACTTTCGTCTTCCGTATTTCCCTCTATTACAACGCACCCACCTTTTTGAATAACTTCTGTTATGCATTTACCGTCAAGGGTTGCAACGCAGGGCAGAGCAGCAATTTCTTTTAGTTTTATGAATAGGCCGAGAGCGTCTTTCGATATCGTATCTCGTAGTGTATTCGCGAAATGAAGAAGGCCAGGAAGTGATGGGTTATCATCACTATCAGCATAGGCAGACAATGTTTGCGCCAGTTCTCGCTCGACATCTTTGTAATATCCTAGTCCTTCGGAGCTTGATTGAAGTTCGAATGTCATTTTCAGTAAAACAAACAATTCTCTGGCAGTAATATTGAATAATGGGTTAACTACAGGATGTGAAGCACACAGATTTAAATAAAAGAATGGTTTTTCCGAAGTCTTGGCCGAAAATCTAAGTACATTTTTTAATGGCTTATCTTCTTTGGGGCAAAATACAAAGCACGCGCATTTTTTTTGTATAAACTGAAGATAAAACAACCCCAAAAATTGCCCCTTTCCCGTGCCAGTCAGGCCTAAAGTCTGATAGTTTGGATGAGTCGCAACCTTAAAATCTATCAAAATAGGTTTATCAGCAGATGATAGGCCCACACAAATCAGTGACTTCCCCTTTGTTGACTTCAGTACCCTTGCAATAAAGTTTTTACTCTTAGGCCGCTTGGGTAGAAGTTTTACAACATTGTCGAAATCTGGAAAATCGTAATATTCGTTTACGGTTTTAGACACACTTTCTATGAGAGACGAGAACCAAGGCTCTATATAACGCTTAATGCAGAAATAGATAACAAAGGCACCAATGGAACCGATCAACATCCCCAGCGAAGCGTTATTCAGTATTGCTATGCAAAACTCTTTGTAAATGTTCCATGGTTTACCAGTATTGATATAGCTTGAAAGTAAATATTTACTAAACAAGAGGACAATTCCAACACTAGCTAAAAGTGTAGTAAACGATAGTGCTGAAAAGACAAAACGGAGTGCTCTGGTTATGAGGGTCTGGTCTGCCCTTAAAAAAGATTTACCTGCAACAATTAATGAAATCGCAAACAAATAGCCGGACACGAGAAGCGTCACAGTTAACTTGTCAGATGTCGCAATAGATAAGCATTGCCACAATGCATCTCGGGTTAAAGAGTTAATTTCACTGACTTGGAACAGAAGTAATTTGTTTGTCCCGATTGATAGTGGTTTCTGTTGAAATAACGCTTCTAGCATAATTAGAACCTCGATAGTTTTCAAAAATTGCGTACATCACTTAATGTGCTAGTTTTTTTGGCTGATAAGCTTAAAATAGTAATTTTTTCTTGTTTTTATTTTAACTGATTGAAAATTAAGTGTATTTTTATTGTGATGTAACGTTCATTAGCCGCGCATTCAGCGCTCTAGATGAGATCTACATTCTTTTGTGCAGGAGAAGCGCTCCCAAGCGCTGATAGAGAGATTGTCACCCCAGTGACAGACGAAAGGTCTGCAGGCCGCCGTCGGAGGGAGTGAAACGAGCGGCAGACCAACTGTGTTTTAAATGATGCAATCAGCCGAAGGCCGGTCGAAATTCCCGTCAGTTTCGGAGCGTAGCGACTCGACCGTTTCAAACGCAGTTGGTCGGGCGGCACGACCGGCGGCGGCATCGGGTGAATTTTGTTGAAACGGAATGTCCAGTGAAGTGCAGACAAAAGAGGGTGGGGGTCATAGGCCTCGCGTGTAATTTACCCTCCATCATTGCATGAATCGTTCAGAGAAAAGCGATGATTCTCCATGTATTCATGTTTAATAAATATATTTAAAAAGTAGGTTGATGTGCGTAACGTTCTAATTAAATGGCTTCAACCGCACGAATTCATATTTATTTTTAAGTGGTTAAACCAAGGATTTAAAAAAGCAATTCAACGCACCGGTTCTGTAGTTTTATGGTTTTATACTCACTACTAAAGTATAGTGAAATTAAGTATTTGTGGTAGTCTCTGCTTTGCAATACACACAGAATAAAAAAGTATTACTGAGTTCTGATTGAACCAGCGTCAAGGTGAAATGGAGTTTCTTAAACATGGCATCCTCTATCCAGCAAAGTAACTTTGGGTTTCTACAAGAGCATGATTCACTTTTAGTGGAAATTGCCTCCTCTGCTGAAAAAGCCTTCTCGAGCGATCCTAACACAACGTTAATGAAGCTTAGGCAACTGGGTGAGGCGCTGGCACAACACATTGCAGCATTGGTTGGAATTGAGTTTGACGATAAGACTTCCCAGGCTGATTTAATCTACAAAATAAACCGTGAGTTACAGCTAGAGCCGGTAGTCAGAGAGTTATTCCATACTCTTAGAATGGAAGGTAACAAAGCAATCCATACGTTTAGAACTCAGCACAAAGAAGCCATGAATGGTTTAGTGGTTGCACGTAAACTAGCCATATGGTTTCACCAGTCTTTCGGAAAATCAGGGGTTCAATTTAAACCTGGCCCTTTTATTCCACCTACAGACCCCAGCGAACAGTTACGTCAGTTACAGTCTGAAATTGCAAAGTTAAAAAGTGATTTAGAACAAGCCAATGTTGACTTGGATTCCAGTAATCAACTTCATGCGCTCGTAGCTAAAGAAAAAGCAGAGTATGAAGTATTGGCAATGGCAATGGACGAGGAATCTCGATCTTTGGCGAAGCAAGCGTCTGAACATGAAGATGCCTTACAAGCACAACGTAAGGATTACGAAACAAAAATAAAGGCACTTCAAGCTCAGCTAGCGGCGGCTGATGAGAAAACGCAAA
The nucleotide sequence above comes from Alteromonas naphthalenivorans. Encoded proteins:
- a CDS encoding type IV secretory system conjugative DNA transfer family protein, whose amino-acid sequence is MLEALFQQKPLSIGTNKLLLFQVSEINSLTRDALWQCLSIATSDKLTVTLLVSGYLFAISLIVAGKSFLRADQTLITRALRFVFSALSFTTLLASVGIVLLFSKYLLSSYINTGKPWNIYKEFCIAILNNASLGMLIGSIGAFVIYFCIKRYIEPWFSSLIESVSKTVNEYYDFPDFDNVVKLLPKRPKSKNFIARVLKSTKGKSLICVGLSSADKPILIDFKVATHPNYQTLGLTGTGKGQFLGLFYLQFIQKKCACFVFCPKEDKPLKNVLRFSAKTSEKPFFYLNLCASHPVVNPLFNITARELFVLLKMTFELQSSSEGLGYYKDVERELAQTLSAYADSDDNPSLPGLLHFANTLRDTISKDALGLFIKLKEIAALPCVATLDGKCITEVIQKGGCVVIEGNTEDESILLVMKLLLHRVAQLTTSRADCSRKVCIALDEVKYTITTSVINYMGNIRSFGGCFHVTQQSLADFESVQLRMPPDAVRESMLDNLPFKIIFRSNNYETALRVSNLCGTVMKNEEVRHTAVNEIASQTNFLERRISRQEVPYVHPNIVQNLPQSCAIAIGIFERPTYIFVPILHCESTYLETYKASPINTTDCLNNESLEDALL